One region of Pseudomonas alvandae genomic DNA includes:
- a CDS encoding START domain-containing protein, translating to MGSLHRMAVLCGLTVLLATATAQAEDWQVAKDKEGIQVSLSEVTGSKYKAYRGVTVMKTTMAKLRALQEDVPGACAWIHECKSQKLLKHEGNKSWTYTQFNTPWPVTSRDSVLEVTTEEGADGSLTRKLKGVPSYAPEEKGFVRVTQVDGFWTFTPKGADRIEVTYQVHTEPGGDVPSWLANKFVVDAPFNTLKALKERAEK from the coding sequence ATGGGTTCGCTGCATCGTATGGCTGTGTTGTGTGGTTTGACCGTGTTGTTGGCGACGGCTACCGCACAGGCAGAGGACTGGCAGGTCGCCAAGGACAAGGAAGGTATCCAGGTGTCACTCAGTGAAGTGACCGGTTCCAAATACAAGGCCTACCGTGGCGTGACCGTCATGAAGACCACCATGGCGAAATTGCGAGCCCTGCAGGAAGACGTGCCTGGTGCCTGCGCCTGGATTCATGAATGCAAGAGCCAGAAGCTGCTCAAGCATGAGGGCAACAAGAGCTGGACCTACACCCAGTTCAATACGCCTTGGCCGGTGACGTCCCGTGATTCCGTATTGGAAGTCACCACCGAGGAGGGCGCCGATGGCAGCTTGACTCGCAAGCTCAAGGGCGTACCGAGTTACGCACCGGAGGAGAAGGGCTTTGTACGTGTGACACAAGTCGACGGCTTCTGGACATTCACCCCCAAGGGTGCGGACCGAATCGAAGTGACCTATCAGGTCCACACCGAGCCGGGCGGCGACGTACCGTCCTGGCTGGCTAACAAGTTCGTGGTGGACGCGCCGTTCAACACGCTGAAAGCGTTGAAAGAGCGCGCCGAAAAATAA
- a CDS encoding ribonuclease E inhibitor RraB — protein MSTAYQEDISTSVLRRMKEGGFDFSQFHPIEFYAIFPDEERARRAAGHFRGESLNAQISAREDGAWSLELSRVMYATYDDIGDFELNFEAVVEPLGGIIEGWGVKQEIRRLQA, from the coding sequence ATGAGCACAGCCTATCAAGAAGACATCAGCACCAGCGTGCTGCGCCGCATGAAAGAGGGCGGTTTCGATTTCTCCCAATTCCATCCCATCGAGTTCTACGCCATTTTCCCCGACGAGGAGCGGGCGCGCAGGGCGGCGGGTCATTTTCGCGGCGAATCGTTGAATGCGCAGATCAGTGCTCGCGAAGATGGAGCCTGGTCGTTGGAACTGAGCCGGGTGATGTACGCCACCTATGATGACATCGGCGACTTCGAGCTGAACTTCGAAGCCGTGGTGGAGCCGCTGGGTGGCATCATCGAAGGTTGGGGCGTCAAGCAGGAGATCCGGCGCCTGCAGGCCTGA
- a CDS encoding YkgJ family cysteine cluster protein — protein MKCREGCGACCIAPSISSPIPGMPQGKPAGERCVQLSVDNLCQIFGQPERPAVCSAFVADIEVCGSSSDEAIRLIGWWEQVTAA, from the coding sequence ATGAAGTGCCGTGAGGGCTGTGGCGCCTGTTGCATCGCCCCTTCCATCAGTTCGCCCATCCCGGGCATGCCCCAGGGCAAGCCGGCGGGAGAACGTTGCGTACAGTTGTCGGTCGATAATCTGTGCCAGATCTTCGGCCAACCGGAGCGCCCGGCGGTGTGCTCGGCGTTTGTGGCCGACATCGAGGTCTGCGGCAGCAGCAGCGACGAAGCCATTCGGTTGATTGGATGGTGGGAGCAGGTCACGGCAGCGTAG
- a CDS encoding electron transfer flavoprotein subunit beta/FixA family protein: MKVLVAVKRVVDYNVKVRVKADNSGVDLANVKMSMNPFCEIAVEEAVRLKEKGVATEIVVVSIGPTTAQEQLRTALALGADRAILVESAEDLTSLAVAKLLKAVVDKEQPQLVILGKQAIDSDNNQTGQMLAALSGYGQGTFASKVEVSGDSVAVTREIDGGAQTVSLKLPAIVTTDLRLNEPRYASLPNIMKAKKKPLEVLTPDALGVSTASTNKTLKVEAPAARSAGIKVKSVAELVEKLKNEAKVI, from the coding sequence ATGAAGGTTCTTGTAGCTGTCAAACGAGTGGTCGACTATAACGTCAAGGTTCGCGTCAAGGCGGACAACTCCGGCGTCGACCTCGCCAACGTCAAGATGTCGATGAACCCTTTCTGCGAAATCGCCGTAGAAGAAGCCGTACGCCTGAAAGAGAAAGGCGTGGCGACTGAGATCGTCGTCGTTTCCATCGGCCCGACCACTGCCCAGGAGCAACTGCGCACTGCGCTGGCGCTGGGTGCCGATCGCGCCATCCTCGTCGAATCCGCCGAAGACCTGACTTCCCTGGCCGTTGCCAAGCTGTTGAAAGCCGTTGTCGACAAGGAGCAGCCACAGCTGGTGATCCTCGGCAAGCAGGCCATCGACAGCGACAACAACCAGACCGGCCAGATGCTCGCTGCGTTGAGCGGCTACGGCCAGGGCACCTTCGCTTCGAAAGTCGAAGTGTCCGGCGACAGCGTTGCCGTGACCCGCGAAATCGACGGCGGCGCGCAGACCGTTTCCCTGAAACTGCCGGCCATCGTCACCACCGACCTGCGTTTGAACGAGCCGCGCTACGCGTCCCTGCCAAACATCATGAAAGCCAAGAAGAAGCCGCTTGAAGTGCTGACTCCTGACGCTTTGGGCGTTTCCACCGCCTCCACCAACAAGACCCTGAAAGTCGAAGCGCCGGCTGCACGCAGCGCGGGCATCAAGGTCAAGTCGGTGGCTGAACTGGTCGAGAAACTGAAAAACGAAGCGAAGGTAATCTAA
- a CDS encoding electron transfer flavoprotein subunit alpha/FixB family protein — MTILVIAEHDNKALAPATLNTVAAAAKIGGDVHVLVAGQGAGAVAEAAAKIAGVSKVLNADNAAYAHQLPENVAPLVAELGKGYSHILAAATSNGKNILPRVAAALDVDQISEIISVESADTFKRPIYAGNAIATVQSTASVKVITVRATGFDPVAAEGGSAAIEAVGAAHDASISSFVNEELAKSDRPELTAAKIVVSGGRGMQNGDNFKHLYALADKLGAAVGASRAAVDAGFVPNDMQVGQTGKIVAPQLYIAVGISGAIQHLAGMKDSKVIVAINKDEEAPIFQVADYGLVADLFEAVPELEKLV, encoded by the coding sequence ATGACTATCTTGGTAATCGCCGAACACGATAACAAAGCGCTGGCTCCGGCCACGCTGAACACCGTTGCTGCCGCCGCCAAAATCGGTGGCGATGTCCACGTCCTGGTAGCCGGTCAGGGCGCTGGCGCCGTTGCCGAAGCCGCTGCGAAAATCGCTGGCGTGAGCAAAGTCCTCAACGCCGACAATGCCGCCTACGCGCACCAGTTGCCGGAAAACGTTGCGCCGCTAGTGGCCGAGCTGGGCAAGGGCTACAGCCACATCCTGGCTGCCGCGACCTCCAACGGTAAAAACATCCTGCCTCGCGTCGCCGCTGCTCTGGACGTCGACCAGATCTCCGAGATCATCTCGGTCGAAAGCGCCGACACCTTCAAGCGTCCGATCTACGCCGGCAACGCCATTGCCACCGTGCAATCGACTGCCTCGGTCAAAGTCATCACCGTTCGCGCCACCGGTTTCGACCCGGTTGCCGCCGAAGGTGGCTCGGCTGCCATTGAAGCCGTAGGCGCTGCCCATGACGCCAGCATTTCCAGCTTCGTCAACGAAGAACTGGCCAAGTCCGACCGTCCTGAACTGACCGCTGCCAAGATCGTCGTTTCCGGCGGCCGTGGCATGCAGAACGGTGACAACTTCAAGCACCTGTACGCCTTGGCCGACAAGCTGGGCGCTGCCGTTGGCGCATCCCGCGCGGCGGTTGACGCAGGCTTCGTGCCCAACGATATGCAGGTCGGCCAGACCGGCAAGATCGTTGCGCCACAGCTGTACATCGCCGTCGGTATCTCCGGCGCGATCCAGCACCTGGCCGGCATGAAAGACTCCAAGGTGATCGTTGCGATCAACAAGGACGAAGAAGCGCCAATCTTCCAAGTGGCCGACTACGGCCTGGTCGCGGACTTGTTCGAAGCCGTACCTGAGTTGGAGAAGCTGGTCTAA
- a CDS encoding transglutaminase family protein, producing MRLSISHETAYHYEDQVRASIQYLRLTPHDSERQHVLSWQLDLPRPVRSQLDPFGNILHVLTLDEPHETIIIGARGQVDIDPSREAEHESQSALPFLRFTRLTEADEALRSFAQAQCKQRRDRVALIDLMHGLNQHMTYTPGSTEVETSAAQAFAGRSGVCQDHAHAFLACARSLGVPARYVSGYLFNEDSEHLASHAWAEAWLDDAWYSFDVTNQLARPERHLKLAVGLDYLDACPVRGMRRGGGFEQMHAKVLVTPAPVITAQQQ from the coding sequence ATGAGACTCTCGATCAGCCACGAAACGGCCTACCACTATGAAGACCAGGTTCGCGCAAGCATTCAGTACCTGCGCCTGACGCCGCACGACAGCGAACGCCAGCACGTGCTGAGCTGGCAGCTGGACCTGCCTCGACCGGTGCGGTCGCAGCTCGATCCGTTCGGCAACATCCTTCATGTGCTGACGCTGGACGAGCCCCACGAAACCATCATCATCGGTGCCCGTGGCCAGGTGGATATCGACCCGTCGCGTGAAGCCGAGCACGAAAGCCAATCGGCGCTGCCCTTCCTGCGTTTCACCCGGCTCACCGAAGCGGACGAAGCCCTTCGCTCCTTCGCCCAGGCGCAGTGCAAGCAGCGTCGCGATCGTGTGGCGCTGATCGATTTGATGCACGGGCTCAACCAACATATGACCTACACACCGGGCTCCACCGAAGTGGAGACCAGCGCGGCCCAGGCGTTTGCCGGTCGCAGCGGAGTTTGCCAGGACCATGCCCATGCGTTCCTGGCGTGCGCCCGCAGCCTGGGCGTGCCGGCGCGTTATGTGTCGGGTTATCTGTTCAACGAAGACAGCGAACACCTGGCGAGCCATGCCTGGGCCGAAGCATGGCTCGATGACGCCTGGTACAGCTTCGACGTGACCAACCAACTGGCCCGTCCGGAGCGACACTTGAAATTGGCGGTAGGCCTGGATTACCTGGACGCCTGCCCGGTGCGTGGCATGCGCCGTGGCGGCGGGTTTGAACAGATGCACGCCAAGGTGCTGGTGACGCCGGCTCCGGTGATTACGGCGCAGCAGCAGTAA
- a CDS encoding alpha-E domain-containing protein, with protein sequence MLSRTASDLYWMSRYLERAENLARMLDVSYSLSLMPQDGRGDGLHELAMPLLITGTLDDYRDRHGDLHAERLLHFFALEAANPASIYSCLGSARASAHAVRGRITADMWENVNATWLEIRQIAELGLGRYGMSRFCEWIKERSHLFRGATYGTIMRNDAFRFIRLGTFIERADNTLRLLDARYEMAGDQAHAVNDGTAHAYYQWSALLRALSSFEAYTEIYRDAPGARHVAELLLLRADVPRSLRACTEEIDQILASLPGSNGRQAQRLAAEMDARLRYTGINEILDGGLHAWLTEFIPLVRELGNAIHSSYLEVI encoded by the coding sequence ATGTTAAGCAGGACCGCCTCGGACTTGTATTGGATGTCGCGTTATCTGGAGCGCGCGGAAAACCTCGCGCGGATGCTCGACGTCAGTTATTCGCTGTCATTGATGCCCCAGGATGGGCGCGGCGACGGCTTGCATGAACTGGCCATGCCATTGCTCATTACCGGCACGCTGGATGACTACCGGGACAGGCACGGCGATCTGCACGCCGAGCGCCTGCTGCATTTTTTCGCCCTGGAGGCGGCCAACCCCGCCAGTATCTACAGTTGCCTGGGTTCCGCACGTGCCAGTGCCCATGCGGTGCGTGGCCGAATCACCGCCGACATGTGGGAAAACGTGAACGCCACCTGGCTGGAAATTCGCCAGATCGCCGAGCTGGGCCTGGGTCGCTACGGCATGAGCCGTTTCTGCGAATGGATCAAGGAGCGGTCCCATCTGTTTCGCGGCGCCACCTACGGCACCATCATGCGCAACGATGCGTTCAGGTTCATACGCCTGGGAACGTTCATCGAAAGGGCCGACAACACCCTGCGCCTGCTCGACGCCCGCTACGAAATGGCCGGCGACCAGGCCCATGCTGTCAACGACGGCACCGCCCACGCCTACTATCAATGGAGCGCGTTGTTGCGAGCGCTGTCTTCCTTCGAGGCCTACACCGAAATCTACCGTGACGCCCCCGGTGCCCGGCATGTGGCTGAACTGCTGTTGTTGCGTGCCGACGTCCCGCGCTCCTTGCGGGCCTGCACCGAAGAGATCGACCAGATTCTCGCCAGCCTGCCCGGCAGCAACGGTCGGCAGGCCCAACGCCTGGCGGCGGAGATGGACGCACGCCTGCGCTATACCGGCATCAATGAAATCCTCGACGGTGGGCTGCACGCCTGGCTCACCGAATTCATCCCACTGGTCCGTGAACTGGGCAATGCCATTCACAGTTCCTACCTGGAGGTCATATGA
- a CDS encoding substrate-binding periplasmic protein, producing MDLRRLAGWSLLLALGGAPGLSVAAGKCERLIATGSPDAPPYLWQDPQDPKHLIGAGADLLEQVAKALGIKIEILYAGKRAQALDEVRSGRMDLLTDAPLTTTGLEVLDYVHPPLLENDYLVWTRKDSTLVIERPEDLHGHPGALSEKARMTQGFGVFAEQNLTLTRTPNLTQAFQKLLLGEVEYVLAGRYSGLAMAQTLGMANDLQAAPQPVDKPGLFLAVSHNSACNDPWLRGQLAQKMTELAASGLTEAVLQRNLERWRTQLQPTVSAPKQ from the coding sequence ATGGATCTTCGCCGTTTGGCTGGCTGGTCGTTGCTGTTGGCGCTGGGGGGCGCGCCAGGCCTGTCGGTCGCCGCTGGCAAATGCGAGCGCCTGATCGCCACCGGCAGCCCCGATGCGCCGCCGTATCTATGGCAAGACCCCCAGGATCCCAAGCATTTGATTGGTGCCGGCGCCGATCTGCTGGAGCAAGTGGCGAAAGCGCTGGGCATCAAGATTGAAATTCTATACGCCGGCAAGCGCGCCCAGGCGCTGGACGAAGTGCGCAGCGGACGCATGGACCTGCTCACCGACGCCCCGTTGACCACGACTGGCCTGGAAGTGCTGGATTACGTGCATCCGCCGCTGCTGGAGAACGATTACCTGGTCTGGACCCGCAAGGATTCGACATTGGTGATCGAGCGGCCAGAGGATCTTCACGGGCATCCCGGCGCCTTGTCGGAGAAGGCTCGAATGACACAGGGATTTGGCGTCTTCGCTGAGCAGAATCTAACCCTGACCCGCACGCCCAACCTGACCCAGGCCTTTCAGAAATTGCTCCTGGGCGAAGTGGAATATGTACTGGCTGGGCGCTACTCAGGCCTGGCGATGGCGCAGACCTTGGGAATGGCGAATGACCTGCAAGCTGCGCCGCAACCGGTGGACAAGCCGGGCCTGTTCCTCGCGGTTTCCCATAACTCCGCCTGCAACGACCCATGGTTACGCGGACAGCTGGCGCAAAAGATGACAGAATTGGCCGCGTCCGGCCTGACAGAGGCTGTGTTGCAGCGCAATCTGGAGCGTTGGCGAACACAGTTGCAACCAACTGTCAGTGCCCCAAAACAGTAG
- a CDS encoding circularly permuted type 2 ATP-grasp protein: MIRTGFDEMYDADGQVRPHYRAFAQWLAETPDELLAQRRREADLLFHRAGITFTLYGDEQGTERLIPFDTIPRSIPASEWRMVERGCIQRVKALNMFLADLYHEQRIIRAGIIPAEQVLANDQYQLAMQGLDLHRDVYAHICGVDLVRDGDGTYYVLEDNLRTPSGVSYMLEDRKMMMRLFPELFAAQRIAPIDHYPNLLLDTLKSASHLDDPSVVVLTPGRFNSAFFEHAFLAREMGVELVEGADLFVRDDKVFMRTTDGPKAVDVIYRRLDDAFLDPLAFNPQSMLGVPGLLSSYRSGNVVLANAIGTGVADDKSVYPFVTDMIRFYLDEEPILNNVPTWQCRNPAELSHVLANLADLVVKETQGSGGYGMLVGPASTTAQIDAFRERIKAKPHAYIAQPTLSLSTCPTFVENGIAPRHIDLRPFVLAGRETRVVPGGLTRVALREGSLVVNSSQGGGTKDTWVVEE, encoded by the coding sequence ATGATCCGCACTGGTTTTGATGAAATGTACGATGCCGACGGCCAGGTCCGCCCACATTATCGAGCGTTCGCCCAATGGCTGGCCGAAACGCCCGACGAGCTCCTGGCACAACGGCGACGCGAGGCCGACCTGTTGTTTCATCGCGCCGGCATCACGTTCACGCTTTACGGCGATGAGCAGGGAACGGAGCGCCTGATCCCTTTCGATACCATTCCGCGCAGCATTCCCGCCAGTGAATGGCGAATGGTCGAACGTGGATGTATCCAGCGGGTCAAGGCGCTGAACATGTTCCTGGCCGACCTTTATCACGAACAGCGGATCATTCGGGCCGGCATCATTCCGGCCGAGCAGGTCCTGGCCAACGATCAATATCAACTGGCGATGCAGGGGCTGGATCTGCATCGCGATGTCTATGCCCACATTTGCGGTGTCGATCTGGTGCGCGACGGTGACGGCACGTACTACGTGCTCGAGGACAATCTGCGTACGCCCAGCGGCGTCAGCTACATGCTCGAAGACCGCAAGATGATGATGCGCCTGTTCCCCGAACTGTTCGCCGCCCAACGCATTGCACCGATCGACCATTATCCGAACCTGCTGCTCGATACGCTGAAAAGCGCCAGTCACTTGGACGACCCAAGCGTCGTGGTCCTGACCCCCGGGCGTTTCAACAGTGCGTTTTTCGAACACGCCTTCCTCGCCCGTGAGATGGGCGTCGAGCTGGTGGAGGGCGCGGATCTGTTCGTGCGTGACGACAAGGTCTTCATGCGCACCACGGACGGACCGAAAGCCGTTGACGTGATCTACCGTCGCCTCGATGACGCCTTCCTCGATCCGCTGGCCTTCAATCCGCAGTCGATGCTCGGCGTGCCGGGGCTGCTGTCCTCCTACCGTTCGGGCAACGTGGTGTTGGCCAACGCCATCGGCACAGGTGTGGCGGATGACAAATCGGTGTATCCGTTTGTCACCGACATGATCCGTTTCTACCTGGACGAGGAGCCGATCCTGAACAACGTCCCCACCTGGCAATGTCGTAACCCCGCTGAACTTTCCCATGTGCTGGCGAACCTTGCGGACCTGGTCGTCAAGGAAACCCAAGGCTCCGGCGGTTACGGCATGCTGGTGGGGCCAGCCTCGACGACGGCGCAGATCGACGCCTTCCGCGAGCGGATCAAGGCCAAGCCGCATGCGTACATCGCTCAACCAACGTTGTCCTTGTCGACGTGCCCGACCTTTGTCGAAAACGGCATCGCGCCGCGCCATATCGATTTGCGTCCGTTTGTCCTGGCGGGGCGAGAAACCCGCGTGGTGCCGGGTGGCCTGACCCGCGTGGCGCTGCGCGAAGGTTCCCTGGTGGTGAATTCTTCACAGGGCGGAGGCACCAAGGACACTTGGGTGGTCGAGGAATGA
- a CDS encoding c-type cytochrome produces the protein MKVLIVMGALLLSSPLYAAQLVLELGANTRTWQTEALLKHPEARTVQIAEDVSYKKPMNYRAVPLAALLTGVQANDHLQAVALDGFAAELPAAPLLNKTGARAWLAIEDPAKPWPPLGDGKKSAGPFYLVWTDPQAGHISPEQWPYAVASIKRLSAVADRFPALLPSPDLAKDDPVNKGFELFQKNCLACHRLNGAGDAQFGPDLNIPFNPTEYFSGDFLKRYIRDPQGMRHWPQGKMPGFSATVLPDSELDLLVGYLKHMAGRKQPLGQ, from the coding sequence TTGAAAGTCCTCATCGTGATGGGGGCGCTGCTGCTCAGCTCGCCCCTTTATGCCGCACAGCTGGTGTTGGAGCTGGGCGCGAATACGCGTACGTGGCAAACCGAGGCGCTGCTCAAGCATCCTGAAGCGCGGACGGTCCAGATTGCCGAAGATGTCTCCTACAAAAAGCCGATGAATTATCGCGCCGTGCCGCTGGCCGCGCTGTTGACCGGTGTCCAGGCGAACGACCATCTCCAGGCCGTGGCGCTGGACGGCTTTGCCGCCGAACTGCCCGCCGCACCGTTGCTCAACAAGACCGGCGCGAGGGCGTGGCTGGCCATCGAAGACCCGGCCAAGCCATGGCCGCCGCTCGGGGACGGCAAGAAAAGCGCCGGACCGTTCTATCTGGTCTGGACCGATCCTCAAGCCGGCCATATCAGCCCTGAACAATGGCCGTACGCGGTGGCAAGCATCAAGCGCCTGTCAGCGGTGGCCGATCGCTTCCCTGCCCTGCTGCCCTCGCCCGACCTGGCCAAGGATGATCCGGTGAACAAGGGGTTCGAACTGTTCCAGAAGAACTGCCTGGCCTGCCACCGCCTCAACGGCGCGGGGGATGCGCAGTTCGGTCCGGACCTGAACATTCCTTTCAACCCTACGGAATATTTCTCGGGGGATTTCCTCAAGCGCTACATCCGTGACCCGCAGGGCATGCGTCACTGGCCCCAGGGGAAAATGCCCGGATTCTCGGCGACAGTGCTGCCGGATTCGGAGCTGGATTTGCTGGTGGGGTATTTGAAGCATATGGCGGGGCGCAAGCAGCCGTTGGGTCAATAG
- a CDS encoding DUF4398 domain-containing protein, with translation MTIRPLFAALAVLALAGCAADPAPNEQIRLTEQAIEQAHAVGATADEVPELKLAEEKFARAKGNMADESYKKARMRAEQAELDARLAEAKVLTLKSQEKLNVLDTRIKRLRKQLREDAQ, from the coding sequence GTGACTATTCGACCTCTTTTCGCTGCCCTGGCCGTTCTGGCTCTGGCGGGTTGTGCAGCCGATCCGGCGCCGAATGAACAGATCCGCTTGACTGAGCAAGCCATCGAGCAAGCCCACGCAGTAGGCGCCACCGCCGATGAAGTGCCTGAATTGAAACTCGCCGAGGAAAAATTTGCCCGCGCCAAAGGCAACATGGCCGACGAATCCTACAAAAAGGCCCGCATGCGGGCCGAACAGGCCGAACTGGATGCACGCCTGGCCGAAGCGAAGGTGCTGACTCTCAAGAGCCAGGAGAAACTGAACGTGCTCGATACGCGCATCAAGCGCTTGCGCAAACAGTTGAGGGAGGATGCCCAATGA
- a CDS encoding OmpA family protein, which yields MKPSHVFGGLVLAGLASLYGCAGQRSEATLEQASADFQKVKEDSNVLRAAPKDVIRAGESLARADRLSTYWGSGEDVQHYAYLSQRYSQIAREHSNQVLNEERALKLELERQRLQLALRESKLQSVQQQGKLLEEQILAMATTQTDRGLVMTLGDVLFDTGEAELKNSANRVVLKIVQFLQLNPKRVVRIEGYTDSTGGKQENLKLSRDRAQAVADVLVDLGIDEKRIQVEGYGDQYPVDVNATERGRAQNRRVEIVFSDEKGQLGAAR from the coding sequence ATGAAGCCCTCCCATGTATTCGGCGGTTTGGTTCTCGCAGGACTGGCCAGTTTGTACGGCTGCGCGGGCCAGCGTAGCGAAGCGACGCTGGAACAGGCGAGCGCCGATTTCCAGAAGGTCAAGGAAGATTCCAATGTATTGCGTGCCGCCCCCAAGGACGTGATTCGCGCCGGCGAGTCGCTGGCCCGTGCCGACCGCTTGTCCACGTATTGGGGCAGTGGCGAGGATGTGCAGCATTACGCCTACCTGAGCCAGCGCTACAGCCAGATCGCTCGTGAACACAGCAACCAGGTGCTCAACGAGGAGCGTGCGTTGAAACTCGAGCTGGAACGTCAGCGCCTGCAACTGGCCTTGCGCGAATCCAAGCTGCAAAGCGTCCAGCAGCAGGGCAAGTTGCTGGAAGAACAGATCCTGGCGATGGCCACCACCCAGACTGACCGGGGCCTGGTGATGACCCTCGGTGACGTTCTGTTCGATACGGGTGAGGCCGAGTTGAAGAACTCGGCCAACCGTGTGGTGCTCAAGATCGTGCAATTCCTGCAGCTCAATCCCAAACGCGTGGTGCGTATCGAAGGCTACACCGACAGCACCGGCGGCAAGCAGGAGAACCTCAAGCTGTCCCGTGATCGCGCGCAGGCCGTGGCGGACGTGCTGGTGGACCTGGGCATCGACGAGAAGCGCATCCAGGTCGAAGGCTACGGCGATCAGTACCCGGTAGACGTCAATGCAACCGAGCGCGGCCGGGCACAGAACCGACGTGTTGAGATCGTGTTCTCCGACGAAAAAGGCCAGCTCGGCGCCGCCCGCTGA
- a CDS encoding PLP-dependent aminotransferase family protein, which translates to MTNLLLYQRIAQQLAEDIRRGVYQPGERVPSVRKMSSQLNVSHATVLQAYANLEDQGLIRARPQSGYYVHQTPALTAPTPDIARVERPGLVTRSSIIQQVLVESRREGVFPLGAAVPSVDYLPVRALHQQLAKVTRFHSPRAFSYMFSPGFEPLRRQVAIRMRDAGVVVDPSEVVITHGCVDALQMSLRVLTRPGDLIAAESPTYYGLLQLADLLGLKVIEIPSDPVTGMSLEALQLAANQWSIKALVLTTRLSNPLGGTMPEERQKQLLRLASDFDIQIVEDDIYGELMFEQGRTKALKAYDRLDRVIYCSSFSKTLSPGVRIGWMIAGKFQQEIQRLQTFSTHSACSVTQMGIAAYLENGGYDRHLRYIRQEYRKNLSAFQLAVQQYFPEGTQMSRPTGGFILWVSLPGRVNTQELHVQALQQGISIAPGLIFSNTEQFNHCIRLNCGTPWNREAERALMTLGLLAKQLCQETANGYL; encoded by the coding sequence ATGACCAACCTCCTGCTCTATCAACGTATTGCTCAACAACTGGCCGAAGACATCCGGCGCGGTGTGTATCAACCCGGCGAACGGGTGCCTTCGGTGCGCAAGATGAGCTCGCAGCTCAACGTCAGCCATGCCACCGTGCTGCAGGCGTACGCCAATCTCGAAGACCAGGGGTTGATTCGTGCGCGGCCGCAATCGGGCTATTACGTGCATCAGACGCCAGCGTTGACCGCGCCGACGCCGGACATCGCCCGGGTCGAGCGCCCCGGGCTGGTAACGCGCAGCAGCATTATCCAGCAGGTATTGGTCGAGTCGCGTCGCGAAGGTGTGTTTCCGCTGGGGGCAGCGGTTCCCAGCGTCGACTACCTGCCTGTCCGGGCGCTGCATCAGCAACTGGCCAAGGTCACGCGTTTCCACAGCCCGCGGGCGTTCAGCTACATGTTCAGCCCCGGTTTCGAGCCGTTGCGCCGCCAGGTGGCGATTCGCATGCGTGACGCCGGTGTCGTGGTGGACCCTTCCGAAGTGGTGATCACTCACGGCTGCGTGGATGCGCTGCAAATGTCCTTGCGCGTGCTGACCCGGCCAGGGGACCTGATCGCTGCGGAGTCGCCGACCTATTACGGTTTGCTGCAGTTGGCAGATCTGCTGGGCCTCAAGGTCATCGAGATTCCCAGCGACCCGGTCACCGGCATGAGCCTCGAGGCCCTGCAGTTGGCGGCCAACCAATGGTCGATCAAGGCGCTGGTGCTGACCACACGCCTGAGCAACCCCCTTGGCGGCACCATGCCGGAGGAGCGGCAAAAGCAACTGCTGCGCCTGGCATCGGACTTCGATATCCAGATAGTCGAGGACGACATCTATGGTGAGTTGATGTTCGAGCAGGGCCGCACCAAGGCGCTGAAAGCCTATGATCGATTGGACCGGGTGATCTACTGTTCGAGTTTTTCCAAGACCTTGTCCCCAGGGGTACGCATCGGTTGGATGATTGCTGGCAAGTTCCAGCAGGAAATCCAGCGGCTCCAGACGTTCAGCACTCATTCGGCCTGCAGCGTCACGCAGATGGGCATCGCGGCGTATCTGGAGAATGGCGGCTACGATCGGCACTTGCGCTACATCCGTCAGGAGTACCGCAAGAACCTCAGCGCATTCCAACTGGCGGTCCAGCAGTATTTCCCGGAAGGCACGCAAATGAGCCGTCCCACCGGCGGCTTCATCCTGTGGGTCAGCCTGCCGGGGCGGGTCAATACCCAGGAATTGCATGTACAGGCGTTGCAGCAAGGCATCAGTATTGCGCCGGGGTTGATCTTCAGTAATACCGAACAGTTCAACCATTGCATTCGTCTGAACTGCGGCACACCCTGGAACCGTGAGGCGGAGCGGGCCCTGATGACGCTGGGGCTGCTGGCGAAGCAGTTATGCCAGGAGACCGCCAACGGATACCTGTAG